The Chlorocebus sabaeus isolate Y175 chromosome 16, mChlSab1.0.hap1, whole genome shotgun sequence genome window below encodes:
- the ANKRD40CL gene encoding putative ANKRD40 C-terminal-like protein isoform X1: MAEPEQDIGKKPAGDEYKQQGTNPHLPTDPSDNRKPNDICLVRIQNPKENDFIEIELKRQELSYQNLLKVSCCELGINPEQVEKIRKLPNTLLRKDNDIRRLQDFQEVELILMKNGSSGLTEYIPSLTERPCYNSKAAKMTY; encoded by the exons ATGGCTGAACCGGAACAGGACATCGGGAAGAAGCCAGCAGGTGA TGAATATAAACAACAAGGCACAAATCCACACTTGCCAACGGATCCAAGTGATAACAGGAAACCCAACGACATCTGTCTAG TCAGAATTCAGAACCCCAAAGAAAATGACTTCATTGAAATTGAACTGAAGAGGCAAGAACTGAGTTACCAAAACCTACTAAAAGTGAGTTGCTGTGAACTGGGGATTAACCCAGAACAAGTGGAGAAGATCAGAAAGCTACCAAACACACTGCTCAGAAAG GATAACGACATTCGAAGACTGCAGGACTTTCAGGAAGTGGAactcattttaatgaaaaatggaAGCTCCGGATTGACAGAATATATACCATCTCTGACAGAAAGGCCCTGCTATAATAGCAAAGCTGCAAAAATGACTTACTAA
- the ANKRD40CL gene encoding putative ANKRD40 C-terminal-like protein isoform X2: protein MAEPEQDIGKKPAVRIQNPKENDFIEIELKRQELSYQNLLKVSCCELGINPEQVEKIRKLPNTLLRKDNDIRRLQDFQEVELILMKNGSSGLTEYIPSLTERPCYNSKAAKMTY, encoded by the exons ATGGCTGAACCGGAACAGGACATCGGGAAGAAGCCAGCAG TCAGAATTCAGAACCCCAAAGAAAATGACTTCATTGAAATTGAACTGAAGAGGCAAGAACTGAGTTACCAAAACCTACTAAAAGTGAGTTGCTGTGAACTGGGGATTAACCCAGAACAAGTGGAGAAGATCAGAAAGCTACCAAACACACTGCTCAGAAAG GATAACGACATTCGAAGACTGCAGGACTTTCAGGAAGTGGAactcattttaatgaaaaatggaAGCTCCGGATTGACAGAATATATACCATCTCTGACAGAAAGGCCCTGCTATAATAGCAAAGCTGCAAAAATGACTTACTAA